The following nucleotide sequence is from Desulfobulbaceae bacterium DB1.
GGCAATCGCGCGCCCTCCGGAAAGCCGGGGTTTTTCAGCACGGCGCGTGGCCGTTTTTTGTGAAAGAAAGAACGGTCTTGCAGATTGCTGCATTGCTTTCTCCCGAACCGGGAGGATGGTGATTACCGTCAGCAGCTGTCGTTCATATCCTCGCTGTTTAAGGCAAAACGGAAGAGGTAATCATTTAATTTGAGAAGCTGGTCCCCGCTTATCTGATTCCATGCACCGTCTTTGGCGCACTGGGGATATTTTTTGGTGAAAACCCGATTCCAGCCATTGGAGGATTTCGACTCACTGTGAAGAAAGGGCGCGCCCTTGTCGTTGTCACGGGTATGGCAGCTTTTGCAGACCTCCCGGAAGACTTTACCTCCTTCACCCCAAGGGCGGCTGTCCCATTCCAGGGGCCCGGAGTCTATGATCCTGCAAGTTTGGGTCGTTTCATCGAATCTGCTTTTCGGGCGGGCTTCCGCCTGCGTGGCAAAACCTGCCGCCATGATACATGCCGTTATCATCAGAATACGTTGATTCATGATTTCTCCTTGGTGAGTGGTTCAAAACAGCCGGTAAATTAATGCTGATCCCTTTTTATTACGACCATGGAAGAGATGATATGTTCCCTGACGCTGGATTTTGCCGCAGAATTGCATTGCCGGATATTGCAGACTCTTCTTGATTGCGGTGAAGAAGAGTCGGTAAATCCAGGGGAAAAGCGCTGGGGTGACGGGCGCACGACGACAAAACAACGGTGTCGTCTTCCTGCCATGAGTAAATATGAGGCCGGGGCCGGTGATCAGTTCTTCTGTTGTGAACCGGCAGGCCGGGGAAGATAACCTGACAGCATCTGCCGGGCGCCCTGGGAATTCCAGTCCCGGGGCCCGATGTGCTTTTCACGCAGAATGCCCTGCGTGTCGATGATAAAGGTTTCCGGTACGCCGGTGATGCCGTATGCCGCGGCAACCTTCGATTCAGGGTCAAGGAGAATGGGAAAGGTGTAGCCTCTTTTCAGGGCAAGGTTCTGGGCGAAATCCGCGCGATCGTTGTTCAGTATGGTCAGCATCTGAAAAGGCGCCTGCCGCATGCCCTGGTGCAGGCCTTCCATGGATGGCAGTTCCTCCTGGCAGGGAGGGCACCATGTTGCCCAGAAGTTGACCAAGACAACTTTGCCGCGCAGATCCGTAAGATTCCATGTTTTGCCCTGGACGTCCTTCAAGGTGAAATCCGGAGCCGGTTGGTTGACGGTGGCGATGGCCGCGGGTGCCTGTTTAGTGTCCTGCCGGTCCTGACCGCAGCCGGCAAGGATAATGGTTGCAGCAAGGATTGCCGGCATGAACAAACGAAGGAATTGTGTGGGTACTTTCATACGGATTTTCACCTTTCAGGACGTTGACGAAAAATGGTAGTTCTGTAAATAAAATTTAACGAGGGAAAGCACCGTTATTGATATCGACGCAGGTGCCGTTGATGTATGGCGGGCAGTCTGTCGCCAGCCAGAAAATGGTGTCGGCGACCTCCGAGGGATAGGCAAATCGCCCGCTATAAACCAGTTTCTTGATATCCTTTTTACGCTGTTCCGGGATGATGTCAAGCATGGCGGTTTCCACCGGACCCGCAGCCACCGCGTTGATGACGATTCCCCGTGGTCCGAGAATCTTGGCAAAGCTTTTTGTCATGTTGATGACCCCGGCCTTGGTGATGCCGTACCAGACATCCGGATGACCGATCTGACCGGCAATGGATGCATTGTTGACAATCCTGCCTTCACCCTTGGCCGTCATTGCCTTTGATGT
It contains:
- a CDS encoding short-chain dehydrogenase, with translation MKKKKVLITGGNKGIGLHTAQKFLEKDYHVIVAARDFTGFPLADQENMETISFDLRNIDEIPRLIAEIGPVDILINNAGIMHALTFDQYPRDKVDEILKINIEAPVALIRETSKAMTAKGEGRIVNNASIAGQIGHPDVWYGITKAGVINMTKSFAKILGPRGIVINAVAAGPVETAMLDIIPEQRKKDIKKLVYSGRFAYPSEVADTIFWLATDCPPYINGTCVDINNGAFPR